A window of Saccharomyces paradoxus chromosome XIII, complete sequence genomic DNA:
ACCACCGTTGGTGAAGCTAAGAgcatgaagaaaaagtatggATTTGCAGGCTTCCCTGTCACGGAAGATGGCAAGAGAAATGCAAAGTTGGTGGGAGTCATCACTTCTCGTGATATACAGTTCGTTGAGGACGACTCTTTACTCGTTCAGGATGTCATGACCAAGAACCCTGTTACCGGTGCACAAGGTATCACGTTATCAGAAGGTAACGAGattctaaagaaaatcaaaaagggtaGGCTATTGattgttgatgaaaaggGTAACTTAGTTTCTATGCTTTCCAGAACtgatttaatgaagaatcaaaacTACCCATTAGCGTCCAAATCTGCCAACACCAAGCAATTGCTATGTGGTGCTTCAATTGGTACTATGGACgctgataaagaaagactAAGATTATTGGTCAAAGCCGGCTTGGATGTCGTCATCTTGGATTCATCCCAAGGCAACtctattttccaattgaacATGCTCAAGTGGGTCAAAGAGAGTTTCGCAGGTCTGGAAGTCATCGCTGGTAACGTTGTGACCAGGGAACAAGCTGCCAATTTGATTGCTGCCGGTGCGGATGGTTTGAGAATCGGTATGGGAACTGGCTCTATTTGTATCACTCAAGAAGTTATGGCTTGTGGTAGGCCACAAGGTACAGCGGTCTACAACGTGTGTGAATTTGCTAACCAGTTCGGTGTTCCATGTATGGCTGATGGTGGTGTTCAAAACATCGGTCACATTACCAAGGCGTTGGCTCTTGGATCTTCTACTGTTATGATGGGTGGTATGTTGGCTGGTACTACGGAATCACCAGGTGAGTATTTCTATCAAGATGGTAAAAGATTGAAGGCGTACCGTGGTATGGGTTCCATTGACGCCATGCAAAAGACTGGTACTAAAGGGAATGCATCTACGTCTCGTTacttttcagaatttgaCAGCGTTTTGGTTGCACAGGGTGTCTCCGGCGCTGTCGTTGACAAAGGATCcattaagaaatttattccgTACTTGTACAATGGATTACAACATTCTTGCCAAGACATTGGCTGTAGGTCGTTAACtgtattaaagaagaatgtcCAGAGCGGTAAAGTTagatttgaattcagaACGGCTTCTGCTCAACTAGAAGGTGGTGTTAATAACTTACATTCTTACGAAAAGCGTTTACATAACTGAATGTTCGAATGGGATCATTAATACAATAGTAGTGATGAT
This region includes:
- a CDS encoding IMP dehydrogenase — its product is MAAIKDYKTALQFAKSLPRLDGLSVQELMDSKIRGGLTYNDFLILPGLVDFASSEVSLQTKLTRNITLNIPLVSSPMDTVTESEMAIFMALSGGIGFIHHNCTPEDQADMVRRVKNYENGFINNPIVISPTTTVGEAKSMKKKYGFAGFPVTEDGKRNAKLVGVITSRDIQFVEDDSLLVQDVMTKNPVTGAQGITLSEGNEILKKIKKGRLLIVDEKGNLVSMLSRTDLMKNQNYPLASKSANTKQLLCGASIGTMDADKERLRLLVKAGLDVVILDSSQGNSIFQLNMLKWVKESFAGLEVIAGNVVTREQAANLIAAGADGLRIGMGTGSICITQEVMACGRPQGTAVYNVCEFANQFGVPCMADGGVQNIGHITKALALGSSTVMMGGMLAGTTESPGEYFYQDGKRLKAYRGMGSIDAMQKTGTKGNASTSRYFSEFDSVLVAQGVSGAVVDKGSIKKFIPYLYNGLQHSCQDIGCRSLTVLKKNVQSGKVRFEFRTASAQLEGGVNNLHSYEKRLHN